One Oharaeibacter diazotrophicus DNA segment encodes these proteins:
- a CDS encoding Crp/Fnr family transcriptional regulator yields the protein MYHSRLLAAEDRRPLPIAVPPPSPGTLDDLERATANDVVLARGDHLFTAGQTGGGAFTVLSGALVLCRSLPDGRRQIVDLVGPGRLVGLAEGVVRASTATALVRTRLRPLRRPSPEAIAAELATCLARHHAHAVLLGRKTALEKVASALLELAALFGSRWPEETIDGPSFVLPMTRSDLGDWLGLVIETVSRALGELQRRGLVVIERTDVVHLVDPAGLAALSGDRLVRRADLA from the coding sequence GTCCCGCCGCCCTCGCCCGGCACCCTCGACGACCTCGAACGCGCCACCGCGAACGACGTCGTCCTCGCCCGCGGCGATCACCTCTTCACCGCCGGCCAGACCGGCGGCGGCGCCTTCACGGTGCTGTCGGGTGCGCTGGTGCTCTGCCGCAGCCTGCCCGACGGCCGGCGCCAGATCGTCGACCTCGTCGGCCCCGGCCGGCTGGTCGGCCTCGCCGAGGGCGTGGTGCGCGCCTCGACCGCCACGGCGCTGGTGCGCACGCGGCTGCGGCCGCTGCGCCGGCCGAGCCCGGAGGCGATCGCCGCGGAACTCGCCACCTGCCTCGCGCGCCACCACGCCCACGCGGTGCTGCTCGGCCGCAAGACCGCGCTCGAGAAGGTCGCCTCGGCGCTGCTCGAGCTCGCGGCCCTGTTCGGCAGCCGCTGGCCCGAGGAGACGATCGACGGCCCGAGCTTCGTGCTGCCGATGACCCGGTCCGATCTCGGCGACTGGCTCGGCCTCGTGATCGAGACCGTCAGTCGCGCCCTCGGCGAGTTGCAGCGCCGCGGCCTCGTCGTGATCGAGCGCACCGACGTCGTCCATCTCGTCGACCCCGCCGGCCTCGCCGCCCTCAGCGGCGACCGCCTCGTGCGCCGCGCCGACCTCGCCTGA